A genome region from Littorina saxatilis isolate snail1 linkage group LG16, US_GU_Lsax_2.0, whole genome shotgun sequence includes the following:
- the LOC138950514 gene encoding uncharacterized protein isoform X1, with translation MGNWLQRILPIVWTPCQACCRCIRQGECDCRANCTCCTNCAAQGCTNRAVDLGPAVECAPPCSTSGSPGNQAVSPAPPLMARSQESEDQVLRLSDHEGPAVECAPPCSTSGSPGNQAVSPAPPLMTRSQESEDQVLRLSDHEREFLNAWFPHLESESYIIPPAHMDTVQERMANIGEGERIQVLKTQQQIDRDESREVRDTVRIDRVLKNVHHCMNQIKNKAAREKEIMVLLTQAKFGVYGADTQSIYTGAAARNTNSVKAEPLNLKEDFVDLLVIHRERGIMMAAIIPQTEDDPLAVQEELKKAAAYLKQARDVVRRSVLGDLVTQPALHQAIVLPDTTRRCLEEVLLNMSDLQELQEGLSVEPGRNVSQICLCEDDMADQTRLDAWWKASLERNEGGDPAMDAATYTQLVARYCCIAVSYR, from the exons ATGGGAAACTGGCTACAGCGTATCTTGCCCATTGTATGGACACCGTGTCAG GCGTGCTGCCGGTGCATCAGGCAAGGGGAGTGTGACTGCCGTGCGAACTGTACCTGCTGCACCAACTGTGCTGCTCAGGGCTGTACGAATCGCGCCGTTGATCTG GGACCGGCTGTGGAATGTGCTCCGCCGTGCAGTACCTCTGGGTCACCGGGGAACCAGGCTGTCTCTCCTGCCCCGCCCTTgatggcaagatcacaggaatcAGAGGACCAAGTGTTAAGGTTGTCAGACCATGAG GGACCGGCTGTGGAATGTGCTCCGCCGTGCAGTACCTCTGGGTCACCGGGGAACCAGGCTGTCTCTCCTGCCCCGCCCTTAATGACAAGATCACAGGAATCAGAGGACCAAGTGTTAAGGTTGTCAGACCATGAG AGAGAGTTTCTCAACGCCTGGTTCCCTCACCTTGAGAGCGAATCATACATAATCCCCCCGGCTCACATGGACACTGTGCAAGAGAGAATGGCAAATATCGGAGAAGGTGAGCGAATCCAGGTACTGAAAACACAGCAACAAATAGACAGAGATGAGAGTAGAGAGGTCAGGGACACTGTCCGCATAGACAGAGTgctgaaaaatgtccaccactgCATGAATCAGATAAAGAACAAAGCCGCAAGGGAAAAAGAAATTATGGTACTTCTGACCCAAGCTAAATTTGGTGTATATGGTGCCGATACCCAAAGCATCTATACTGGTGCAGCCGCCAGGAACACGAACAGCGTCAAAGCAGAGCCGTTGAACCTGAAGGAGGACTTTGTTGACCTGCTCGTCATACATCGCGAGCGTGGGATAATGATGGCGGCAATCATACCTCAGACAGAAGACGACCCCCTTGCAGTTCAAGAAGAACTAAAGAAGGCCGCTGCCTACCTGAAGCAAGCCAGAGATGTTGTGAGGCGCTCTGTTCTGGGTGACCTGGTCACACAGCCAGCCCTCCACCAGGCCATTGTCCTGCCCGACACAACGAGACGCTGTCTGGAGGAGGTGCTGCTAAACATGAGCGAT TTACAGGAGTTGCAGGAAGGCCTCAGCGTCGAGCCAGGTCGGAATGTCAGCCAGATATGTCTTTGTGAGGACGATATGGCTGACCAAACAAGGCTCGACGCGTGGTGGAAGGCAAGCTTGGAACGGAATGAGGGCGGGGACCCTGCCATGGATGCAGCTACCTACACACAGTTGGTTGCCAGGTACTGTTGCATAGCTGTATCATATCGGTga
- the LOC138950514 gene encoding uncharacterized protein isoform X2 yields the protein MGNWLQRILPIVWTPCQGPAVECAPPCSTSGSPGNQAVSPAPPLMARSQESEDQVLRLSDHEGPAVECAPPCSTSGSPGNQAVSPAPPLMTRSQESEDQVLRLSDHEREFLNAWFPHLESESYIIPPAHMDTVQERMANIGEGERIQVLKTQQQIDRDESREVRDTVRIDRVLKNVHHCMNQIKNKAAREKEIMVLLTQAKFGVYGADTQSIYTGAAARNTNSVKAEPLNLKEDFVDLLVIHRERGIMMAAIIPQTEDDPLAVQEELKKAAAYLKQARDVVRRSVLGDLVTQPALHQAIVLPDTTRRCLEEVLLNMSDLQELQEGLSVEPGRNVSQICLCEDDMADQTRLDAWWKASLERNEGGDPAMDAATYTQLVARYCCIAVSYR from the exons ATGGGAAACTGGCTACAGCGTATCTTGCCCATTGTATGGACACCGTGTCAG GGACCGGCTGTGGAATGTGCTCCGCCGTGCAGTACCTCTGGGTCACCGGGGAACCAGGCTGTCTCTCCTGCCCCGCCCTTgatggcaagatcacaggaatcAGAGGACCAAGTGTTAAGGTTGTCAGACCATGAG GGACCGGCTGTGGAATGTGCTCCGCCGTGCAGTACCTCTGGGTCACCGGGGAACCAGGCTGTCTCTCCTGCCCCGCCCTTAATGACAAGATCACAGGAATCAGAGGACCAAGTGTTAAGGTTGTCAGACCATGAG AGAGAGTTTCTCAACGCCTGGTTCCCTCACCTTGAGAGCGAATCATACATAATCCCCCCGGCTCACATGGACACTGTGCAAGAGAGAATGGCAAATATCGGAGAAGGTGAGCGAATCCAGGTACTGAAAACACAGCAACAAATAGACAGAGATGAGAGTAGAGAGGTCAGGGACACTGTCCGCATAGACAGAGTgctgaaaaatgtccaccactgCATGAATCAGATAAAGAACAAAGCCGCAAGGGAAAAAGAAATTATGGTACTTCTGACCCAAGCTAAATTTGGTGTATATGGTGCCGATACCCAAAGCATCTATACTGGTGCAGCCGCCAGGAACACGAACAGCGTCAAAGCAGAGCCGTTGAACCTGAAGGAGGACTTTGTTGACCTGCTCGTCATACATCGCGAGCGTGGGATAATGATGGCGGCAATCATACCTCAGACAGAAGACGACCCCCTTGCAGTTCAAGAAGAACTAAAGAAGGCCGCTGCCTACCTGAAGCAAGCCAGAGATGTTGTGAGGCGCTCTGTTCTGGGTGACCTGGTCACACAGCCAGCCCTCCACCAGGCCATTGTCCTGCCCGACACAACGAGACGCTGTCTGGAGGAGGTGCTGCTAAACATGAGCGAT TTACAGGAGTTGCAGGAAGGCCTCAGCGTCGAGCCAGGTCGGAATGTCAGCCAGATATGTCTTTGTGAGGACGATATGGCTGACCAAACAAGGCTCGACGCGTGGTGGAAGGCAAGCTTGGAACGGAATGAGGGCGGGGACCCTGCCATGGATGCAGCTACCTACACACAGTTGGTTGCCAGGTACTGTTGCATAGCTGTATCATATCGGTga
- the LOC138950514 gene encoding uncharacterized protein isoform X3, translating into MGNWLQRILPIVWTPCQACCRCIRQGECDCRANCTCCTNCAAQGCTNRAVDLGPAVECAPPCSTSGSPGNQAVSPAPPLMARSQESEDQVLRLSDHEREFLNAWFPHLESESYIIPPAHMDTVQERMANIGEGERIQVLKTQQQIDRDESREVRDTVRIDRVLKNVHHCMNQIKNKAAREKEIMVLLTQAKFGVYGADTQSIYTGAAARNTNSVKAEPLNLKEDFVDLLVIHRERGIMMAAIIPQTEDDPLAVQEELKKAAAYLKQARDVVRRSVLGDLVTQPALHQAIVLPDTTRRCLEEVLLNMSDLQELQEGLSVEPGRNVSQICLCEDDMADQTRLDAWWKASLERNEGGDPAMDAATYTQLVARYCCIAVSYR; encoded by the exons ATGGGAAACTGGCTACAGCGTATCTTGCCCATTGTATGGACACCGTGTCAG GCGTGCTGCCGGTGCATCAGGCAAGGGGAGTGTGACTGCCGTGCGAACTGTACCTGCTGCACCAACTGTGCTGCTCAGGGCTGTACGAATCGCGCCGTTGATCTG GGACCGGCTGTGGAATGTGCTCCGCCGTGCAGTACCTCTGGGTCACCGGGGAACCAGGCTGTCTCTCCTGCCCCGCCCTTgatggcaagatcacaggaatcAGAGGACCAAGTGTTAAGGTTGTCAGACCATGAG AGAGAGTTTCTCAACGCCTGGTTCCCTCACCTTGAGAGCGAATCATACATAATCCCCCCGGCTCACATGGACACTGTGCAAGAGAGAATGGCAAATATCGGAGAAGGTGAGCGAATCCAGGTACTGAAAACACAGCAACAAATAGACAGAGATGAGAGTAGAGAGGTCAGGGACACTGTCCGCATAGACAGAGTgctgaaaaatgtccaccactgCATGAATCAGATAAAGAACAAAGCCGCAAGGGAAAAAGAAATTATGGTACTTCTGACCCAAGCTAAATTTGGTGTATATGGTGCCGATACCCAAAGCATCTATACTGGTGCAGCCGCCAGGAACACGAACAGCGTCAAAGCAGAGCCGTTGAACCTGAAGGAGGACTTTGTTGACCTGCTCGTCATACATCGCGAGCGTGGGATAATGATGGCGGCAATCATACCTCAGACAGAAGACGACCCCCTTGCAGTTCAAGAAGAACTAAAGAAGGCCGCTGCCTACCTGAAGCAAGCCAGAGATGTTGTGAGGCGCTCTGTTCTGGGTGACCTGGTCACACAGCCAGCCCTCCACCAGGCCATTGTCCTGCCCGACACAACGAGACGCTGTCTGGAGGAGGTGCTGCTAAACATGAGCGAT TTACAGGAGTTGCAGGAAGGCCTCAGCGTCGAGCCAGGTCGGAATGTCAGCCAGATATGTCTTTGTGAGGACGATATGGCTGACCAAACAAGGCTCGACGCGTGGTGGAAGGCAAGCTTGGAACGGAATGAGGGCGGGGACCCTGCCATGGATGCAGCTACCTACACACAGTTGGTTGCCAGGTACTGTTGCATAGCTGTATCATATCGGTga
- the LOC138950516 gene encoding uncharacterized protein yields MASQQSGSGAIPKTSRQACCQCSRESRCIRQGECDCRANCARCTNCAAQGCTNRAVDLGPAVECAPPCSTSGSPGNQAVSPAPPLMTRSQESEDQVLRLSDHEREFLNAWFPHLESESYIIPPAHMDTVQERMAYIGEGERIQVLKTQQQIDIDESREVRDTVRIDTVLKNVHHCMNQIKNKAAREKEIMVLLTQAKFGVYGADTQSIYTGAAARNTNSVKAEPLNLKEDFVDLLVIHRERGIMMAAIIPQTEDDPLAVQEELKKAAAYLKQARDVVRRSVLGDLVTQPALHQAIVLPDTTRRCLEEVLLNMSDLQELQEGLSVESSRNVSQVCLCEDDMADQTRLDAWWRASFERNEGGDPAMDAATYTQLVARYCCIAVSYW; encoded by the exons ATGGCGAGCCAGCAGTCAGGTAGCGGGGCCATTCCGAAGACATCTCGTCAG GCGTGCTGCCAGTGCAGCAGGGAATCACGGTGCATCAGGCAAGGGGAGTGTGACTGCCGTGCGAACTGTGCCCGCTGTACCAACTGTGCTGCTCAGGGCTGTACGAATCGCGCCGTTGATCTG GGACCGGCTGTGGAATGTGCTCCGCCGTGCAGTACCTCTGGGTCACCGGGGAACCAGGCTGTCTCTCCTGCCCCGCCCTTAATGACAAGATCACAGGAATCAGAGGACCAAGTGTTAAGGTTGTCAGACCATGAG AGGGAGTTTCTCAACGCCTGGTTCCCTCACCTTGAGAGCGAATCATACATAATCCCCCCGGCTCACATGGACACTGTGCAAGAGAGAATGGCATATATCGGAGAAGGTGAGCGAATCCAGGTACTGAAAACACAGCAACAAATAGACATAGATGAGAGTAGAGAGGTCAGGGACACTGTCCGCATAGACACAGTgctgaaaaatgtccaccactgCATGAATCAGATAAAGAACAAAGCCGCAAGGGAAAAAGAAATTATGGTACTTCTGACCCAAGCTAAATTTGGTGTATATGGTGCCGATACCCAAAGCATCTATACTGGTGCAGCCGCCAGGAACACGAACAGCGTCAAAGCAGAGCCGTTGAACCTGAAGGAGGACTTTGTTGACCTGCTCGTCATACATCGCGAGCGTGGGATAATGATGGCGGCAATCATACCTCAGACAGAAGACGACCCCCTTGCAGTTCAAGAAGAACTAAAGAAGGCCGCTGCCTACCTGAAGCAAGCCAGAGATGTTGTGAGGCGCTCTGTTCTGGGTGACCTGGTCACACAGCCAGCCCTCCACCAGGCCATTGTCCTGCCCGACACAACGAGACGCTGTCTGGAGGAGGTGCTGCTGAACATGAGCGAT TTACAGGAGTTGCAGGAAGGCCTCAGCGTCGAGTCAAGTCGGAATGTCAGCCAGGTGTGTCTATGTGAGGACGATATGGCTGACCAGACACGGCTCGACGCGTGGTGGAGGGCAAGCTTTGAACGGAATGAGGGCGGGGACCCTGCCATGGATGCAGCTACCTACACACAGTTGGTTGCCAGGTACTGTTGCATAGCTGTATCATATTGGTga